The Spirosoma foliorum genome has a window encoding:
- a CDS encoding rhomboid family intramembrane serine protease has translation MSITIIIIIITVLVSVLAWRDYSLMERFIMNPYRVTHKGEYYRLITSGFLHADWGHLLFNMISFYFFAGFIEQLFYYLFGGNGAIYLIGFYIAAIVVSDIPTFLKHRNDPGYNSLGASGGVAAIIFATILFRPLTPIYLFFIPIGIPGFIFGPLYLAYSYYESRRGMGNINHDAHFYGALFGVLFMIIVYPEVIPAFLEQIAGWRLF, from the coding sequence ATGAGTATAACCATAATTATCATAATCATCACGGTCCTTGTCAGTGTGCTGGCCTGGAGGGACTACAGCCTGATGGAGCGGTTTATTATGAACCCTTATCGAGTGACGCATAAGGGAGAATATTATCGACTCATCACGTCGGGTTTTCTGCATGCCGATTGGGGGCATTTGCTCTTCAATATGATCAGCTTTTACTTTTTTGCTGGATTCATTGAGCAACTATTTTACTATTTGTTTGGTGGAAATGGCGCTATCTATCTAATTGGTTTCTACATAGCGGCTATTGTCGTATCCGACATTCCAACCTTTCTAAAGCATAGAAACGATCCTGGGTATAACTCACTAGGGGCATCTGGTGGGGTAGCAGCCATTATTTTCGCAACGATTCTGTTCCGGCCCTTAACACCCATTTATTTGTTCTTTATTCCGATCGGTATTCCTGGCTTTATTTTTGGCCCGCTCTATCTGGCTTATTCCTACTACGAATCTCGCCGTGGTATGGGAAATATCAATCACGATGCTCACTTCTATGGTGCGTTGTTTGGCGTCTTGTTCATGATTATCGTCTATCCTGAGGTAATTCCCGCCTTTTTGGAACAGATTGCTGGCTGGCGCCTGTTTTAG
- a CDS encoding polyprenyl synthetase family protein produces the protein MNPAIFVDALQQELQSIQYGQDPPELYDPIRYIMNLGGKRMRPLLTLMSTYLFTDDWQKAVRPALGVEVFHNFTLMHDDIMDQAPLRRGHPTVHEKWDGNTAILSGDVMLVNAYQLLLSIEADKLKPALERFSRTAAEVCEGQQMDMNFETRWDVTEAEYVDMIRLKTSVLLGYALELGGLIAGADTETTRHLYEGGMNIGVGFQLKDDLLDVYGDPIKFGKQVGGDIIANKKTFLLIEALQQAKGEVRDELTNWLTLTTFDKAEKVQAVTAIYDQLGIRQKTETRINEYFARGFANFDQINADPDRKNLLIQFTRQLVERES, from the coding sequence ATGAATCCAGCAATTTTTGTCGATGCCCTTCAGCAAGAACTCCAATCTATTCAGTATGGGCAAGATCCTCCCGAACTCTACGATCCCATTCGGTATATTATGAATCTTGGTGGTAAGCGCATGCGGCCTCTACTAACCCTCATGTCGACTTACCTCTTTACCGACGACTGGCAGAAAGCGGTTCGCCCTGCCTTAGGCGTAGAGGTTTTTCACAATTTCACACTCATGCACGACGACATCATGGATCAGGCTCCTTTACGTCGTGGACATCCAACTGTGCACGAAAAGTGGGACGGAAACACGGCTATTTTGTCGGGAGATGTCATGCTGGTCAATGCGTATCAGTTATTGTTGTCGATAGAAGCGGATAAATTAAAGCCCGCTTTAGAACGCTTTAGCCGAACGGCCGCCGAAGTGTGTGAAGGCCAGCAGATGGATATGAATTTCGAGACTCGCTGGGATGTTACTGAGGCCGAATATGTCGACATGATTCGCCTGAAAACGTCGGTGTTGCTCGGTTATGCACTTGAACTGGGTGGATTGATTGCGGGTGCTGATACCGAAACGACTCGCCATTTGTATGAAGGAGGGATGAACATTGGCGTTGGTTTCCAGTTAAAAGATGATTTGCTGGATGTTTATGGCGACCCTATCAAGTTCGGGAAGCAGGTTGGTGGCGACATTATTGCAAATAAAAAAACCTTTCTACTGATCGAAGCCCTTCAGCAAGCCAAAGGAGAAGTTCGGGATGAGTTGACCAACTGGTTAACGCTAACGACGTTTGATAAAGCCGAAAAAGTACAGGCGGTCACCGCTATTTATGATCAGTTGGGTATTCGCCAAAAAACGGAAACGCGCATTAACGAATACTTTGCCCGCGGTTTTGCCAATTTCGATCAAATCAATGCTGACCCAGATCGGAAAAATTTATTGATTCAATTCACTCGCCAACTAGTCGAACGCGAAAGCTGA